One region of Peromyscus eremicus chromosome 4, PerEre_H2_v1, whole genome shotgun sequence genomic DNA includes:
- the Rpl35 gene encoding large ribosomal subunit protein uL29, which produces MAKIKARDLRGKKKEELLKQLDDLKVELSQLRVAKVTGGAASKLSKIRVVRKSIARVLTVINQTQKENLRKFYKGKKYKPLDLRPKRTRAMRRRLTKHEEKLKTKKQQRKERLYPLRKYAVKA; this is translated from the exons ATG GCCAAGATTAAGGCTCGGGACCTGCGCGGCAAGAAGAAGGAGGAGCTGCTAAAACAACTGGACGATCTGAAGGTTGAGCTGTCTCAGCTTCGCGTCGCCAAGGTGACAGGCGGCGCCGCGTCCAAGCTCTCCAAGAT ACGAGTCGTCCGCAAATCCATCGCCCGTGTCCTTACCGTCATTAaccagactcaaaaagaaaacCTCAGGAAATTCTACAAG ggCAAGAAGTACAAGCCTCTGGACCTGCGACCCAAGAGGACTAGAGCCATGCGCCGCCGGCTCACCAAGCATGAGGAGAAGCTGAAGACCAAGAAGCAGCAGCGCAAGGAGAGGCTGTACCCGCTGCGCAAGTATGCGGTCAAGGCCTGA